The following DNA comes from bacterium.
GCCCTGGCCCACGAGTACGGCTCCGGCCTGGCCCGCCGCTGGTGCGACACGTTTGCCGACACTCTGCAGTCCCGTCCCTGGTGGGAGTTCGTTTTCGCCGACCCGGACGTGGCCCCGGCGGGCCCGGAAGATCTTCCCACCGGACGGCTGATCCCGGGCCTGGGTCTGGCCCTTCTGCGCAGCTCCTGGGACAGGGACGCCGCCTACGTGAGGTTCCACTGCGGGCCTTGGTACACCTCTCACCAGCATGACGCCCAGGGCACGCTGACCGCCTGGCGGGATGGCTCCGCGCGGCTGATCGAGCCGGGGGTGTATGACGGCGAGGTGCACGGCCACTATGTCAACTGGCGCATCCGCACGATCAGCCACAACAGCCTGACCGTGCTCGACCCGGCCGAGCGGTTCCACGGCCCGGAGGATGTCCCCGTGCCGGCCAACGACGGCGGCCAGGTGATCCAGGAGTGGACCCTCAAGCCGGCCAATATGAGCCAGTGGCGCGAGCAGAGCGACCTGCGTTCCACCGGAAAAATAACGGTGTTCCTCAACGACCGCTCCCACGACCTGGTGGCGGGCGAGGCCGCCGGGGCTTACACTCCTGGCAAGGTCCAACGCTGGAGCCGTCAGTTGCTCTTCCTCAAGCCCGGCTGGATCGTTCTGTGCGACCTGGTCAGCGCACCTGCGGAGTATCCCAAAACCATCTATTTCCACAGCCCGGCCGAGCTGAACGCAAGTGGCCAGGGCGCCACGGCCCAGGGGACTTTCAGCGCCTTCTGCCTGCTGCCCGCGCAAGCCAAGCTGAACCTGGCCGGCGGGCCGGGGAAAACCTTCGCCTACGGCGACAGCAACTGGAGCACCATCCCGGCCTACAACGCCCAGGTTGACACCGCCTGGCGCCTGGAGGTGGAAGCCCCGCGCCAGGAGAGCACGGTGTTCCTGACCGCGATCTACCTGCCGGGGCGCGGCGAGAGCGGCACGCCGAAAGCCACTCTGCTCGACTCCGGACCCGAGCGGGTCAGCCTGAGCCTGGAGGGCGGCTACACGGTCAGCCTGAGCCCCGGTGACCCGGAAGCCTACAGCCTGACCGGACCGGGCGTGACTTACTCCTTGAGCGGCGTGGTGGCGGTGGACGGCCTGGCGCAAGAGGGCGAGACAGTGAGCCTTTCCGGGGCGGCCGCGGCCACAGCGGTCACGGACAGCCACGGCGAGTTCCTGTTCCAGGGCCTGGCCCCCGGCGATTATACGCTCACGCGAGCCGCGACCGGCCAGACCCGCCGGGTGGCGATCAGCGAGAGCAGTGTGGGTGGGATAAGGTTCTGAGTGGGTTTGTCGGCAGGGAAAGCTTGGTATGTTTGCGCAGGGGCACGGCGCACCGTGCCCCTTTTTCTATGTCTTTTCTCGACCTTTACACACCCCGCCCGCTTGCGCGGGCACCCCTCTCGAGAGGGGATTTTCCTGCCACTTCCAGTGGTTTCAGCCGATGCTTTCAACCCGGTGCTGCACTCCACCCCTCTGCCCAAAAGAGAGTTGGCGGAGTCAGACATCGGTGTGTGTAAAGTATTCAGCGCATAACTACCCGATCAATACTCCAGCAAAAACTTCCCGTCCTTCATGATCAACTTGCCGTCCACCTCGATGGATGTGCGCTGCAGGACCACGTCCACGTGGCCGTTGCTGCGCTGGCTGGAGCCGGTTTTCTCCGGGTAGCCGTCCCCGAACGCCACGTGCACGCCGGGGAATTTCTCATCCTGCAACAGGTTGCCGATCAGTTTCTCCAGGCCCACCGCCGTGCCGATCGCGAACTCACCCAGACGGTCCGCCATCTCATCCTGCTGCGTGTAGCGGCGGAACTCCTCCAGCAGGGCCGTGTTCTTGCACTCCAGTCCCGAGATGCGGCTGTCCTTGAGCTCGATGCGCAGAGGCGTTTTCTCCAGGGGCCCGTATTTCTGGTCGAAATAGTCCCCCACTGTGCCGTCCACCACCAGCACCGAACCCTCGGCCACGCTCTCGGCGCAGGTGAACACCTCGCCATCCGGAAGGT
Coding sequences within:
- a CDS encoding heparinase II/III family protein, which produces ALAHEYGSGLARRWCDTFADTLQSRPWWEFVFADPDVAPAGPEDLPTGRLIPGLGLALLRSSWDRDAAYVRFHCGPWYTSHQHDAQGTLTAWRDGSARLIEPGVYDGEVHGHYVNWRIRTISHNSLTVLDPAERFHGPEDVPVPANDGGQVIQEWTLKPANMSQWREQSDLRSTGKITVFLNDRSHDLVAGEAAGAYTPGKVQRWSRQLLFLKPGWIVLCDLVSAPAEYPKTIYFHSPAELNASGQGATAQGTFSAFCLLPAQAKLNLAGGPGKTFAYGDSNWSTIPAYNAQVDTAWRLEVEAPRQESTVFLTAIYLPGRGESGTPKATLLDSGPERVSLSLEGGYTVSLSPGDPEAYSLTGPGVTYSLSGVVAVDGLAQEGETVSLSGAAAATAVTDSHGEFLFQGLAPGDYTLTRAATGQTRRVAISESSVGGIRF